One window of the Periophthalmus magnuspinnatus isolate fPerMag1 chromosome 17, fPerMag1.2.pri, whole genome shotgun sequence genome contains the following:
- the LOC117384854 gene encoding excitatory amino acid transporter 4-like, with product MAKQHGTLPGFNDMNNLHSKEDGNERKMNSFNFVSFLRRNAFVVLTLTAVIIGVSLGFWLRTFDMAAQEILYLSFPGELLMRVLQQMVLPLILSSLITGMSSLENKVYSKIGLRALVYYVVTTVTAAFTGIALASIIQPGKLSKISEMSSTENTDAQTVDSFLDLLRNMFPSNLVEACFKKYKTEYVATENQVVLNITECGNITETIPVPGSSDGLNILGLLVFCTAFGLALGSTGSKGQPLRDFFTCLNSAIMNLINIVIWYSPVGIIFLLAGQILKIDNLADISHGVAMYTLSVIVGLFIHSFVTLPLIYFITTWKNPFKFMLGLLQALTTAFGTSSSSATLPVTFYCMEENNKMDKQVTRFMLPIGATMNMDGAALYEAVAALFIAQVNNINFSIGQIIILSFIVTAASTGAAGIPQAGMVSMLIVLTSVGLPAEGISLLMLVDWLLDRLRTVTNVLGDCIGVGVVQHLSRHELQRQSPAE from the exons ATGGCCAAACAACATGGAACTTTACCTGGTTTCAATGATATGAACAATTTACACTCAAAAGAAGATGGAAATGAAAGGAAAATGAATAGTTTTAATTTTGTGAGTTTTCTTAGACGTAATGCTTTTGTTGTCCTCACACTGACTGCTGTGATTATAG GGGTTTCCCTTGGGTTCTGGTTAAGGACTTTTGACATGGCAGCCCAGGAAATTCTGTACCTCAGTTTTCCTGGAGAGCTGCTCATGCGAGTGCTGCAGCAGATGGTGCTTCCATTGATACTATCGAGTTTAATTACAG GGATGTCTTCTTTGGAAAACAAAGTTTACAGCAAAATTGGACTTCGAGCCCTTGTCTATTATGTGGTAACTACAGTTACTGCAGCGTTCACTGGTATTGCCCTGGCCTCTATTATACAACCTGGAAAATTGTCCAAAATATCTGAAATGTCCTCAACTGAAAACACTGATGCTCAAACAGTGGACTCCTTTCTAGATTTACTCAG GAACATGTTTCCTTCAAATCTTGTGGAGGcatgttttaaaaag TACAAAACTGAGTATGTTGCAACTGAGAACCAAGTTGTACTCAATATAACTGAGTGTGGAAATATAA CTGAGACTATACCAGTCCCAGGGTCTTCAGATGGTTTAAACATATTGGGGTTGTTGGTCTTCTGCACTGCATTTGGTCTTGCCCTTGGTAGTACAGGAAGCAAAGGACAGCCACTTAGAGACTTTTTCACCTGTCTGAATTCAGCCATTATGAACCTAATCAACATTGTCATATG GTATAGCCCAGTGGGAATTATCTTCTTATTGGCTGGTCAGATTTTAAAGATTGACAATTTAGCAGATATAAGCCATGGAGTTGCCATGTACACCCTGTCTGTGATTGTTGGCCTGTTCATTCATAGCTTTGTCACCCTTCCTCTCATATATTTCATTACCACCTGGAAAAATCCCTTTAAATTTATGCTTGGTCTTCTCCAGGCTCTGACCACTGCTTTTGGCACATCATCCAG CTCTGCAACCCTCCCTGTTACATTTTACTGTATGGAGGAGAATAACAAAATGGACAAACAGGTAACACGCTTCATGCTACCAATCGGAGCCACAATGAACATGGACGGTGCTGCACTTTATGAGGCTGTAGCTGCTTTATTTATAGCACAAGTGAATAATATTAACTTCAGCATTGGTCAGATTATAATCCTCAG TTTCATAGTCACAGCTGCCAGCACTGGTGCAGCGGGGATCCCACAGGCTGGTATGGTGTCTATGCTGATTGTCCTAACATCAGTTGGACTACCTGCAGAAGGCATATCTCTCCTCATGCTCGTGGATTGGCTTTT agATCGGTTGAGAACTGTTACTAATGTGCTGGGAGACTGTATTGGCGTAGGGGTCGTTCAGCATCTGTCTAGACATGAACTGCAAAGGCAAAGTCCAGCTGAGTAA
- the atcayb gene encoding caytaxin isoform X2 yields MGTAEATLRMDSMEVKDEWQDEDFPRPLPEDGDGLTDNRTNPPSTLNMGETMAQRKRRTLVAPDMNLSLDRSEGSVLSDDFLETPDDLDINVDDIETPDETDSLEFINNGNELEWEDDTPVATAKRLPGDSEEERDSSGKLWRTVLIGDQEQRIDMQVIRPYLRVVTHGGYYGEGLNAIIVFSACYLPDSNCEDYTYIMENLFLYVVSSLELLVAEDYMIIYLNGATPRRRMPGISWLKRCYQMIDRKLRKNLKCLVIVHPTWFIRTVIAISRPFISVKFLDKIRYVQTLEELSQIIPMEHVQIPDSVLQYDDDKIRAQKERLDQDKQANPIPAKERE; encoded by the exons ATGGGAACAGCAGAAGCCACTCTCCGCATGGACAGTATGGAAGTGAAGGACGAGTGGCAGGATGAAGACTTCCCCAG gcCACTACCAGAAGATGGGGATGGCCTCACAGACAACAGAACCA ATCCTCCCTCTACTCTGAACATGGGAGAGACAATGGCGCAGAGGAAACGGCGCACCCTGGTGGCCCCTGATATGAACTTGTCCTTGGACCGCAGTGAGGGCTCAGTGCTCTCCGACGACTTCCTAGAGACTCCGGATGATTTGGACATCAATGTGGATGACATTGAGACTCCTGATGAGACAGACTCACTGGAGTTCATCAACAATGGCAATGAACTGGAGTGGGAAG ATGACACTCCGGTTGCCACAGCGAAGCGTCTGCCTGGAGACAGTGAGGAAGAGCGCGACTCTTCAGGAAAACTGTGGCGCACGGTGCTGATAGGTGACCAGGAGCAGAGGATTGACATGCAGGTCATACGGCCGTACCTGAGAGTGGTCACCCACGGAG GTTATTACGGTGAAGGTCTGAACGCCATCATCGTGTTCTCAGCCTGTTATCTTCCTGACAGTAACTGTGAGGACTACACATACATCATGGAGAACCTCTTCCT ATATGTTGTAAGTAGTCTGGAGTTACTTGTGGCAGAGGATTATATGATCATTTACTTGAATGGAGCGACACCACGTAGGAGGATGCCCGGGATCAGCTGGCTCAAGAGATGCTACCAGATGATTGACAGGAA GTTGAGGAAGAATCTGAAGTGTCTTGTCATCGTTCACCCAACGTGGTTTATCAGGACTGTCATAGCCATCTCCCGACCTTTTATCAG TGTGAAATTCCTAGATAAGATTCGTTATGTTCAGACCCTGGAGGAGCTGAGTCAGATCATCCCCATGGAGCATGTGCAGATCCCCGACTCTGTGCTGCA GTATGATGATGACAAGATCAGAGCACAAAAGGAAAG ACTTGACCAGGATAAGCAGGCAAATCCAATACCAGCCAAGGAAAG GGAATAA
- the atcayb gene encoding caytaxin isoform X1, with the protein MGTAEATLRMDSMEVKDEWQDEDFPRPLPEDGDGLTDNRTNPPSTLNMGETMAQRKRRTLVAPDMNLSLDRSEGSVLSDDFLETPDDLDINVDDIETPDETDSLEFINNGNELEWEDDTPVATAKRLPGDSEEERDSSGKLWRTVLIGDQEQRIDMQVIRPYLRVVTHGGYYGEGLNAIIVFSACYLPDSNCEDYTYIMENLFLYVVSSLELLVAEDYMIIYLNGATPRRRMPGISWLKRCYQMIDRKLRKNLKCLVIVHPTWFIRTVIAISRPFISVKFLDKIRYVQTLEELSQIIPMEHVQIPDSVLQYDDDKIRAQKERLDQDKQANPIPAKERPKSMIADVSRDI; encoded by the exons ATGGGAACAGCAGAAGCCACTCTCCGCATGGACAGTATGGAAGTGAAGGACGAGTGGCAGGATGAAGACTTCCCCAG gcCACTACCAGAAGATGGGGATGGCCTCACAGACAACAGAACCA ATCCTCCCTCTACTCTGAACATGGGAGAGACAATGGCGCAGAGGAAACGGCGCACCCTGGTGGCCCCTGATATGAACTTGTCCTTGGACCGCAGTGAGGGCTCAGTGCTCTCCGACGACTTCCTAGAGACTCCGGATGATTTGGACATCAATGTGGATGACATTGAGACTCCTGATGAGACAGACTCACTGGAGTTCATCAACAATGGCAATGAACTGGAGTGGGAAG ATGACACTCCGGTTGCCACAGCGAAGCGTCTGCCTGGAGACAGTGAGGAAGAGCGCGACTCTTCAGGAAAACTGTGGCGCACGGTGCTGATAGGTGACCAGGAGCAGAGGATTGACATGCAGGTCATACGGCCGTACCTGAGAGTGGTCACCCACGGAG GTTATTACGGTGAAGGTCTGAACGCCATCATCGTGTTCTCAGCCTGTTATCTTCCTGACAGTAACTGTGAGGACTACACATACATCATGGAGAACCTCTTCCT ATATGTTGTAAGTAGTCTGGAGTTACTTGTGGCAGAGGATTATATGATCATTTACTTGAATGGAGCGACACCACGTAGGAGGATGCCCGGGATCAGCTGGCTCAAGAGATGCTACCAGATGATTGACAGGAA GTTGAGGAAGAATCTGAAGTGTCTTGTCATCGTTCACCCAACGTGGTTTATCAGGACTGTCATAGCCATCTCCCGACCTTTTATCAG TGTGAAATTCCTAGATAAGATTCGTTATGTTCAGACCCTGGAGGAGCTGAGTCAGATCATCCCCATGGAGCATGTGCAGATCCCCGACTCTGTGCTGCA GTATGATGATGACAAGATCAGAGCACAAAAGGAAAG ACTTGACCAGGATAAGCAGGCAAATCCAATACCAGCCAAGGAAAG GCCCAAGTCGATGATCGCTGACGTGAGCCGTGACATCTGA